Proteins encoded together in one Mycobacterium simiae window:
- a CDS encoding acyl-CoA dehydrogenase family protein, whose protein sequence is MTEILSGPRTSRPRGKRRGRKTGVGMQPHKRTGIDIALALLTPLVGQEFLDRYHLRDPLNESLRYGTKTLFSTAGAASRQFKAVKSIRSKPTRLKSSGKDYYDLRPDDEQKMIVETLDEFAEEVLRPAAPEADEAASYPRDLIAKAAELGITAINIPEDFEGIAAHRSSVTNVLVAEALAYGDMGLALPILAPGGVASALTHWGSADQQATYLPEFAGDNVPQACVAIAEPQPLFDPTQLKTTAVRTPSGYRLDGVKSLVPAAAEAELFIVGAQLNGKPALFIVESSAKGLTVKPDPSMGIRAAALGQLELSGVSVPLHARLGEDEATDEDYSEAIALSRLGWAALAVGTSHAVLDYAVPYVKEREAFGEPIARRQAVAFMCANIAIELDGLRLITWRGAARAEQGLPFVREAALAKRLGADKAMQIGLDGVQLLGGHGYTKEHPVERWYRDLRAIGVAEGVVVI, encoded by the coding sequence ATGACGGAAATTCTCTCCGGTCCCCGTACCTCCCGCCCGCGCGGCAAACGGCGCGGCCGCAAAACCGGCGTCGGGATGCAACCGCACAAACGCACCGGCATCGACATCGCCTTGGCCTTGCTCACCCCGCTCGTCGGCCAAGAATTCCTGGACAGATACCACCTGCGCGATCCGCTCAATGAGAGCCTGCGCTACGGCACCAAGACCCTCTTCTCGACCGCCGGTGCCGCATCCCGGCAGTTCAAGGCGGTGAAGAGCATCCGCAGCAAGCCCACCCGGCTCAAGTCGAGCGGCAAGGACTACTACGACCTGAGGCCCGACGACGAACAGAAGATGATCGTCGAAACCCTCGACGAATTCGCCGAGGAGGTGCTTCGCCCCGCGGCGCCCGAGGCGGACGAGGCGGCGAGCTACCCTCGCGACCTGATCGCCAAGGCCGCGGAACTGGGCATCACCGCGATCAACATCCCCGAGGACTTCGAAGGCATCGCCGCGCACCGGTCGAGCGTGACCAATGTCCTGGTCGCCGAGGCACTGGCCTACGGCGACATGGGATTAGCACTGCCGATCCTGGCGCCGGGCGGCGTCGCGTCGGCATTGACCCACTGGGGCAGCGCCGATCAACAGGCCACCTATCTGCCCGAGTTCGCCGGGGACAACGTGCCGCAGGCCTGCGTGGCCATCGCTGAGCCGCAACCGTTATTCGACCCCACCCAATTGAAGACCACCGCGGTGCGCACGCCGAGCGGCTACCGCCTAGACGGTGTGAAGTCGTTGGTCCCGGCCGCTGCCGAGGCCGAGCTGTTCATCGTCGGCGCACAACTCAACGGCAAGCCGGCGTTGTTCATCGTCGAATCGTCCGCCAAAGGCCTTACCGTCAAACCGGATCCGAGCATGGGCATCCGCGCCGCCGCCCTCGGCCAGCTGGAGCTGTCCGGCGTCTCGGTGCCACTGCATGCCCGGCTCGGCGAGGACGAGGCCACCGATGAGGACTACTCCGAAGCCATTGCGCTGTCCCGGCTGGGCTGGGCCGCCCTGGCCGTCGGCACCTCGCACGCGGTCCTCGACTACGCCGTCCCGTACGTCAAGGAACGCGAGGCGTTCGGCGAACCCATTGCCCGGCGGCAAGCGGTGGCGTTCATGTGCGCCAACATCGCCATCGAGCTGGACGGGCTGCGGTTGATCACCTGGCGCGGCGCTGCCCGGGCCGAGCAAGGGCTGCCGTTCGTCCGCGAAGCGGCGCTGGCCAAGCGCCTGGGTGCCGACAAGGCCATGCAGATCGGACTGGACGGCGTGCAACTGCTCGGCGGTCACGGCTACACGAAAGAACATCCCGTCGAACGCTGGTACCGCGACCTGCGGGCCATCGGTGTCGCCGAGGGTGTTGTCGTCATTTAG
- a CDS encoding acyl-CoA dehydrogenase family protein yields MAINLELPRKMQAVIDKAHQGAAEMMRPIARKYDEHEHAYPVELDTLASLFEGAAASNAVGLAGAEAFRSSESKEENRNGSNMAAVLQTMEASWGDAAMMLSMPYQGLGNAAISGVATDEQLKRLGRVWAAMAITEPSFGSDSAAVSTTAKLDGDEYVINGEKIFVTAGSRATHIVVWATLDKSLGRPAIKSFIVPREYPGVSVERLEKKLGIKGSDTAVIRFDNVRIPKDNLLGNPEIEPGKGFSGVMETFDNTRPVVAGMAIGIARAALEELRKLLTEAGVEISYDKPAHAQSAPAAEFLRMEADWEASYQLTLRAAWQADNKIPNSKEASMAKAKAGRVGTDITLKAVELAGTTGYSEQTLFEKWARDSKIMDIFEGTQQIQQLVVARRLLGLSSAELK; encoded by the coding sequence ATGGCAATCAATTTGGAACTTCCCCGCAAGATGCAAGCAGTTATCGACAAGGCGCATCAGGGCGCCGCGGAAATGATGCGCCCGATCGCACGCAAGTACGACGAGCACGAGCACGCCTATCCGGTCGAACTGGACACCCTGGCCAGCTTGTTCGAAGGGGCCGCCGCGTCCAACGCGGTGGGGCTGGCCGGGGCCGAGGCGTTCCGCAGCAGCGAAAGCAAAGAAGAAAACCGCAACGGCTCCAACATGGCGGCCGTGCTGCAGACCATGGAGGCCAGCTGGGGTGACGCGGCGATGATGCTGTCGATGCCCTATCAGGGCCTGGGCAACGCGGCAATCAGCGGCGTGGCCACCGACGAGCAACTCAAGCGGCTCGGCCGGGTGTGGGCGGCGATGGCCATTACCGAACCGAGCTTCGGATCCGACTCGGCCGCCGTCTCCACCACCGCCAAGCTCGACGGCGACGAGTACGTGATCAACGGCGAAAAGATCTTTGTCACAGCGGGTTCGCGGGCCACCCACATCGTGGTGTGGGCGACGCTGGACAAATCGCTGGGCCGCCCCGCGATCAAGTCATTCATCGTGCCTCGCGAATATCCGGGTGTCAGCGTCGAGCGGCTGGAGAAAAAGCTCGGCATCAAGGGCTCTGACACGGCGGTGATCCGCTTCGACAATGTGCGGATACCAAAGGACAACTTGTTAGGCAATCCCGAGATCGAACCGGGCAAAGGCTTTTCCGGTGTCATGGAGACCTTCGACAACACCCGCCCGGTGGTGGCGGGCATGGCCATCGGGATCGCCCGGGCCGCACTGGAAGAGCTGCGCAAGCTGCTCACCGAGGCGGGGGTGGAGATTTCCTATGACAAACCCGCGCACGCGCAAAGCGCCCCTGCGGCGGAGTTTTTGCGGATGGAGGCCGACTGGGAGGCCAGCTACCAGCTGACCCTGCGCGCGGCCTGGCAAGCCGACAACAAGATCCCCAATTCCAAAGAAGCATCGATGGCCAAGGCCAAGGCCGGCCGAGTGGGCACCGACATCACGCTCAAGGCCGTCGAGTTGGCCGGCACCACAGGCTATTCCGAGCAAACGCTGTTCGAGAAGTGGGCCCGTGATTCGAAGATCATGGACATCTTCGAGGGCACCCAGCAGATCCAGCAGCTCGTGGTCGCCCGGCGGCTGCTGGGCCTATCGTCCGCCGAACTCAAATAG
- a CDS encoding oxidoreductase yields MERFPLGRFSVARIGFGAMQLPGPGVMGPPRDHDEAIAVLRRAVERDVDHIDTAQFYGPDVANELIREALYPYPQHLALVSKVGGRRDESGAWLPVREPAELRRDIEANLRTLGVDQLAAVNLRLLESEGPDELFDAQLSIMIEARDEGLIGGIGLSGINREHLLHALEHTEIVCVQNAFNVLERESAAVLQECTRREIAFVPFFPLGAAFVQPNPVLGHQVVRRVAQRVGHTPAQVVLAWMLGVAANVLLIPGTSSLRHLEENLDVASIELDDDSRQQLNALAG; encoded by the coding sequence ATGGAACGCTTTCCACTCGGTCGCTTTTCGGTCGCCCGGATTGGCTTCGGGGCCATGCAATTGCCTGGTCCCGGTGTGATGGGGCCGCCGCGCGACCATGATGAAGCGATTGCGGTGCTGCGCCGAGCCGTCGAACGCGACGTCGACCACATCGACACCGCCCAGTTCTACGGTCCCGATGTCGCCAACGAACTCATCCGCGAGGCGCTGTATCCGTACCCGCAGCACTTGGCGTTAGTGAGCAAGGTCGGTGGGCGGCGCGATGAGTCGGGTGCCTGGCTGCCCGTCCGCGAGCCCGCCGAGTTACGCCGCGATATCGAGGCGAATCTGCGGACGCTCGGGGTCGACCAACTCGCCGCCGTCAATCTGCGCCTTTTGGAGAGTGAGGGCCCCGACGAGTTGTTCGACGCACAGCTGTCGATCATGATCGAGGCCCGAGACGAGGGGTTGATCGGCGGGATCGGGTTGAGTGGCATCAACCGCGAACACCTGCTGCATGCGTTAGAGCACACCGAAATCGTATGTGTGCAAAACGCTTTCAATGTCCTCGAGCGAGAGTCGGCCGCGGTCCTGCAGGAGTGCACACGCCGCGAGATCGCCTTCGTTCCGTTCTTCCCGCTGGGGGCGGCGTTCGTGCAGCCGAACCCAGTTCTCGGTCACCAGGTGGTGCGGCGCGTCGCGCAGCGAGTCGGGCACACGCCCGCGCAGGTCGTATTGGCCTGGATGCTGGGCGTGGCGGCCAACGTGCTGCTGATCCCGGGCACCTCGTCGTTGCGCCATCTCGAAGAGAACCTCGACGTCGCGTCGATCGAGCTGGACGACGACTCCCGGCAGCAGCTGAACGCGCTCGCCGGCTAG
- a CDS encoding acrylyl-CoA reductase family protein: MDTFHALVARQNGDQITASVETLGPTDLPPGDVTIRVLFSSANFKDALALTPGGGVVRDYPVVPGIDLTGEVVESQSPDFGVGDLVLAHGYQIGTGHHGGYAEYARLPADQVVALGSLSPRDGAAIGTAGFTAAMSVQALIEWGITPDAGPIVVTGASGGVGTISVDLLAAAGYRVVASSGKKGAVDLLKELGAAEVIGRLPADPDAKPRPLAKARWAGAVDCVGGATLADVLSTIDYGGAVAASGLTGGPALHTTVMPFILRGVALLGMDSVLMPIARRRKLWALLGESLKPRHLDAVTKDVDVKDVVDVLEQLRAGTFSGRAVVRVAGGF; encoded by the coding sequence ATGGACACATTTCACGCACTGGTGGCCCGTCAAAATGGCGATCAGATCACCGCGTCGGTCGAAACACTCGGCCCCACCGATCTGCCCCCCGGTGATGTGACGATCCGGGTTCTGTTTTCCAGTGCGAACTTCAAGGACGCACTGGCACTGACGCCGGGCGGCGGCGTGGTGCGCGACTATCCGGTCGTGCCGGGAATCGACCTGACCGGCGAAGTCGTCGAATCGCAGTCACCGGATTTCGGCGTCGGCGACTTGGTGCTGGCCCACGGCTACCAGATCGGCACCGGCCACCATGGCGGCTACGCCGAGTACGCGCGGTTACCCGCAGACCAGGTGGTCGCGCTGGGCTCGCTTAGTCCACGTGACGGGGCAGCGATCGGAACCGCTGGCTTCACCGCCGCGATGAGTGTGCAAGCACTGATCGAGTGGGGCATCACGCCCGACGCCGGGCCGATCGTCGTCACCGGCGCGTCCGGCGGCGTCGGCACGATCAGCGTGGACTTGCTGGCGGCGGCCGGCTATCGCGTGGTCGCATCCAGCGGCAAAAAGGGGGCCGTCGACTTGCTGAAAGAGCTTGGCGCAGCGGAGGTTATCGGGCGGCTGCCCGCCGACCCCGATGCCAAGCCCCGGCCGCTGGCCAAGGCGCGCTGGGCCGGTGCGGTCGACTGTGTCGGCGGGGCGACGCTGGCCGACGTGCTCAGCACCATCGACTACGGCGGCGCGGTGGCGGCCAGTGGACTTACCGGCGGGCCCGCCCTGCACACCACGGTGATGCCGTTCATCCTGCGCGGGGTCGCCCTGCTCGGGATGGACTCGGTGCTGATGCCGATCGCGCGGCGACGCAAGCTGTGGGCGCTGCTCGGGGAGTCCCTGAAGCCGCGGCATCTGGACGCAGTGACCAAAGACGTCGACGTCAAGGATGTCGTCGATGTGCTGGAGCAGCTTCGCGCCGGCACCTTCTCGGGTCGCGCGGTGGTCCGCGTCGCCGGTGGATTCTGA